From a region of the Euwallacea similis isolate ESF13 chromosome 3, ESF131.1, whole genome shotgun sequence genome:
- the Hasp gene encoding sushi, von Willebrand factor type A, EGF and pentraxin domain-containing protein 1, which translates to MHAKHLWWILLWGSFVLHVVKANSTLPTTMDEDDDEDDSSEESEVEDESNDGSKIYKNPRNSPSTLCPRDENQATLLGQKCLRKCSSDEDCKSKKKKCLCDGACGMSCIKPDRECPEPEEIASGSVTAKGRLFGDRATYSCEHGFHVVGLQSRTCQADGQWAGQAPACKQNIYCLSPPTIDHAKPNALPQQTTFDLDSTLQYQCDTGYVTNGFPRAKCLAIDGQASWFGPDISCEPRQCGPPVDIHHGWHAGECYSYMCRVTYHCAEGYELVGRAEKVCQSDGTWLPKELPTCVLVTAVQCPPPENPRHGKAIYTSCSYNSVVRYECKYGYTLLGESTRRCGADKKWSGMQPVCKEINCGHPGRLWNGWLENIEGGTGLGASIIFRCHEGMLLEGNSSTVCQIDGKWRYPLPKCLAPCVIPHVSKGRVILLSRNDTAPTSTVVTHGEQLTVDCDPKYEFLWSHVDVSCNNGTWTQMPKCDPARCQTLPKSPKYGMVSAPDMKHGMRAKFRCKDGYELKGNEFVECSFGDWTGAQPRCDEVFCPYPGLVENGKILLVGNMGLYDYRPYVKKVANNKQIMYDCDKGYVLSVGPPGATCVGGRWSPKELPKCTPAEHPRFRFNRRRRSSDPKNVPTTNTVYKTRQRRHLSHSIMNEQKFPLKDGMETNTTKSPEALYRQLWQLYYMLISSDCKVGSGDGLRYYICLRTIYNFEKIVDELRRIPQKQEEGIHMRFPRAIALYKHLRLKRALKGGGSSRAVGSIHRGSGSSLGNLRRGNKGRGDDDSDTEWLPDPDNDITSTKKPKTHNQNKTKSGPCETLQNEIYVNVEIVKQGKDQNETFGSGTIVRMACGKGYELNMAENKTAKCVKGRWKPAKPECNIIPCYVPETSFGIYRLHKTLNYNTSLDFESSLNNTAPVQNGQVVEFTCEDGYEVLGSSNMRCYHGEWAVTLFPECSPAPCSLPKIVHGQYLSGYRAGLNIANGSTVSFQCNDNYLPNGIQLVECLLGDLLPRPPSCHKEGESVPETHYLGGKDIVKGGDITLIEFGRSNGKPCGPPAKVRGSLIYRNGEPMIDDEQNFPDGSEVTFNCIESIMGEKTTWKIVCEDGSWIGRSLNCDELMASQNVASNSTCVFRNQEPNVISFYNDQEIKEDVIEFPAGAVLESRCVDIGKYAMVGPKKRRCMGGGWDGSKPSCFGLNQENDYSMEKPPTILFRHQLGPIAQSNDGKLIVYPGTILHMECLWMRRFGIPRWNVSHDYRKYQEGWPTDPDRDSTLEYRLSIFHASKDDSGLFTCVTPARYTHSVEVVVKAVHCPIIPQRRGLISSTQSTKMNTVIKFHCANGNALIGAAEITCRPSGNWSAPFPVCESVECGDIGPNLSAHLKFLVVSREVGGKAVFSCDSGFGLRGPAETVCQANGDWAGPFPTCQEVHCDEPKIPDNGYIQGSGPYKAGDVVQFNCNPDFMMEGQPIIACQENSRWSGKIPKCIQACSYPGTTISGRMSSVKFYYKIGENITFTCEEGLLLKGAAMLKCLKNGKWSNAIPTCVTADGFRKREIFQG; encoded by the exons ATGCATGCGAAGCACCTTTGGTGGATATTGTTGTGGGGATCTTTCGTGTTACACGTCG TGAAAGCCAACTCGACTTTGCCTACTACCATGGACGAGGATGACGACGAAGATGATTCTTCCGAAGAATCCGAGGTCGAGGACGAGAGCAATGATGGAAGTAAGATTTACAAGAATCCCAGAAATTCGCCCTCTACATTGTGTCCGAGGGATGAGAATCAAGCTACGTTGTTG GGACAGAAGTGCTTGAGGAAGTGCTCCTCGGATGAGGACTGTAAGAGCAAGAAGAAGAAATGTTTGTGCGATGGAGCCTGCGGCATGTCTTGCATTAAACCTG ATAGAGAGTGTCCAGAACCGGAAGAAATCGCCTCTGGCTCTGTGACAGCGAAAGGCCGCCTGTTCGGAGATAGAGCTACCTATTCTTGCGAACATGGATTCCATGTAGTAGGACTGCAAAGCAGAACGTGTCAAGCTGATGGTCAATGGGCAGGACAAGCGCCTGCTTGCAAGCAAAACA TATATTGCTTATCTCCCCCTACCATCGACCATGCAAAACCCAATGCTCTTCCCCAGCAGACAACTTTCGATTTGGACTCAACTCTTCAGTACCAATGTGATACTGGTTACGTCACGAATGGTTTTCCTAGGGCTAAATGTTTGGCGATTGATGGTCAGGCTTCTTGGTTTGGACCAGATATATCTTGCGAAC CCAGACAGTGTGGCCCTCCTGTAGATATACACCATGGTTGGCACGCAGGAGAATGCTACTCCTATATGTGCAGGGTAACATACCATTGCGCAGAAGGGTACGAGTTGGTAGGCAGGGCCGAAAAGGTGTGCCAAAGTGATGGCACGTGGTTGCCGAAAGAGTTGCCCACTTGTGTTC TGGTGACAGCAGTGCAGTGCCCCCCTCCAGAGAACCCTCGACACGGCAAAGCCATCTATACGTCATGTTCGTACAATTCGGTGGTGAGGTATGAATGCAAATATGGCTACACCCTGCTGGGAGAGAGTACCCGAAGATGTGGGGCAGATAAGAAATGGAGTGGGATGCAGCCAGTATGCAAAG aaattaacTGTGGGCATCCTGGACGCCTCTGGAATGGATGGTTAGAAAATATCGAGGGTGGGACAGGGTTAGGAGCCTCCATTATTTTTCGATGCCATGAAGGGATGCTTCTAGAAGGAAATTCTTCGACAGTGTGCCAGATTGATGGGAAATGGAGATACCCTTTACCAAAATGTCTAG CTCCTTGTGTAATCCCCCACGTCAGCAAAGGAAgggtaattttgctctctcgGAACGACACTGCTCCCACATCCACTGTGGTCACCCATGGAGAACAATTGACAGTGGATTGCGACCCAAAATACGAATTTCTATGGTCTCACGTTGATGTTTCTTGTAACAATGGCACGTGGACTCAGATGCCCAAATGCGATCCTGCAAG ATGTCAGACATTACCCAAATCTCCCAAATATGGTATGGTGTCAGCTCCAGACATGAAGCATGGAATGAGGGCAAAGTTCCGCTGCAAAGATGGATACGAACTGAAAGGTAATGAGTTTGTGGAATGTTCCTTTGGTGATTGGACTGGGGCACAACCTCGTTGTGATGAAG TGTTCTGCCCATATCCAGGATTAGTGGAAAATGGCAAGATTCTCTTGGTGGGCAACATGGGTCTGTATGATTATCGTCCTTATGTCAAGAAGGTAGCTAATAATAAGCAAATTATGTACGACTGCGATAAGGGCTATGTGTTGTCTGTGGGCCCTCCGGGGGCTACTTGTGTGGGAGGCAGATGGAGCCCTAAAGAATTACCCAA GTGTACCCCCGCAGAGCATCCAAGATTTCGTTTCAATAGAAGACGTAGGTCCAGTGACCCAAAGAACGTCCCTACCACAAATACTGTCTACAAAACCAGACAAAGGCGCCATCTTTCCCATTCCATCATGAATGAGcaaaaattccctttaaaagaCGGAATGGAAACAAATACAACTAAATCTCCAGAAGCTTTATACAGGCAATTGTGGCAATTATACTACATGCTCATATCTTCAGATTGTAAAGTTGGCTCTGGTGATGGCTTGCGGTACTACATATGCTTGCGAACCATTTACAACTTTGAGAAAATCGTAGATGAATTACGCCGTATTCCCCAGAAGCAGGAGGAGGGGATTCATATGAGATTTCCCCGGGCTATTGCTTTATATAAGCATTTAAGATTGAAGAGGGCGCTGAAGGGAGGTGGTTCTAGTAGGGCTGTTGGTTCTATTCATCGAGGGAGTGGGTCATCGCTAGGCAACTTAAG ACGTGGCAATAAAGGGAGAGGAGACGACGACTCCGATACCGAATGGCTGCCAGATCCAGACAATGACATAACTTCAaccaaaaaaccaaaaactcATAATCAAAACAAAACCAAGAGTGGACCTTGCGAGACATTGCAAAACGAAATTTACGTCAATGTTGAGATAGTAAAACAAG GAAAGGACCAAAATGAAACTTTTGGGTCTGGGACTATAGTCAGAATGGCGTGCGGAAAGGGTTACGAGTTAAATATGGCGGAAAATAAGACAGCAAAGTGCGTTAAAGGAAGATGGAAGCCTGCGAAGCCCGAATGCAACATCA TTCCCTGTTACGTCCCTGAAACCTCCTTTGGCATCTACAGGCTGCACAAAACCCTTAATTACAATACCAGCTTGGACTTTGAAAGTTCTTTAAACAATACCGCTCCAGTTCAGAATGGCCAAGTTGTGGAATTTACCTGCGAGGATGGGTATGAAGTTCTAGGATCGTCCAACATGAGATGTTACCATGGTGAATGGGCAGTTACTCTTTTTCCTGAATGTTCACCAG CCCCATGTTCCCTCCCCAAAATTGTTCACGGTCAATATTTGTCCGGCTACAGGGCTGGCCTTAACATCGCTAATGGCTCAACCGTATCATTCCAATGCAACGACAACTATCTACCCAATGGAATCCAGCTGGTTGAATGTCTTTTAG GAGATCTTCTTCCACGACCTCCATCCTGCCACAAAGAGGGGGAATCAGTGCCAGAGACTCACTATTTGGGAGGGAAGGATATTGTTAAGGGAGGAGATATCACTTTGATTGAATTTGGGCGATCCAATGGGAAACCTTGTGGACCACCAGCCAA AGTGAGAGGTTCTCTGATCTACCGCAATGGTGAGCCAATGATAGACGATGAACAGAACTTCCCTGATGGAAGTGAGGTGACTTTCAACTGCATTGAGAGCATCATGGGTGAGAAGACCACCTGGAAAATAGTTTGCGAAGATGGTAGTTGGATTGGGAGATCCCTGAATTGCG ATGAATTAATGGCATCCCAAAATGTCGCCAGTAACAGCACCTGTGTGTTCCGCAATCAAGAGCCCAACGTCATTTCCTTCTACAACGACCAAGAAATCAAGGAAGACGTCATCGAGTTCCCAGCAGGGGCAGTGTTGGAATCTAGATGTGTCGATATCGGGAAATATGCCATGGTCG GCCCGAAAAAGCGAAGATGCATGGGAGGCGGATGGGACGGATCTAAGCCCTCCTGTTTCGGTCTCAATCAGGAAAACGATTATTCCATGGAGAAACCCCCTACTATTCTTTTCAGGCATCAACTGGGTCCTATAG CTCAATCTAATGATGggaaattaattgtttatccTGGGACTATTTTGCATATGGAGTGTTTGTGGATGAGGCGATTTGGGATTCCTAGGTGGAATGTTAGTCACGATTACAG AAAATACCAAGAAGGTTGGCCTACAGATCCAGATCGCGACTCAACATTGGAATACCgtttatccatttttcatgCCTCCAAAGACGACTCTGGACTCTTCACTTGCGTCACACCTGCTCGATACACGCATTCAGTTGAGGTGGTGGTTAAAG CTGTTCATTGTCCAATTATCCCTCAAAGACGAGGTCTCATATCAAGCACTCAAAGTACCAAAATGAACACCGTCATCAAGTTTCATTGTGCCAATGGAAATGCTTTAATTGGGGCAGCTGAAATCACGTGTCGACCCTCTGGAAACTGGAGTGCACCTTTTCCAGTGTGtgaaa GTGTGGAATGTGGGGATATTGGCCCCAACTTAAGCGCCCATCTAAAATTCCTGGTAGTCTCTCGGGAAGTAGGAGGCAAAGCAGTTTTTAGCTGCGACTCTGGATTCGGCCTCCGAGGTCCTGCTGAGACAGTGTGCCAAGCCAATGGAGATTGGGCAGGACCATTCCCTACATGCCAAG AGGTGCACTGCGACGAGCCTAAAATTCCCGACAATGGATACATCCAAGGTTCGGGACCTTACAAAGCGGGAGATGTTGTCCAGTTCAACTGCAATCCAGACTTTATGATGGAGGGACAGCCCATTATAGCTTGTCAGGAGAATTCCAGATGGAGTGGCAAAATACCCAAAT GTATCCAGGCATGTTCCTATCCAGGAACCACTATTAGTGGGCGTATGTCTTCGGTGAAATTCTACTATAAAATAGGGGAGAACATTACGTTTACTTGCGAAGAAGGGTTGTTACTCAAGGGGGCGGCTATGTTAAAGTGCTTGAAGAATGGTAAATGGTCAAATGCCATCCCCACTTGTGTTACTGCGGATGGATTCAGGAAGAGAGAAATATTTCAggggtaa
- the LOC136419687 gene encoding cilia- and flagella-associated protein 45-like — translation MSCPGRFKEKEVKPEVARCAYTSEKCNHKLNGQIIHSKPKKAKESKKKGLAFGDIGTEQIIISNRQPIDMLGVFPLPEFKRIKQQANVVTLEDRIKMIEEAEKQKNKLVLESTQRKKMLLKFQKPTKNQAGSKLETVESEAVNKNLYLLKRSKELMIEQDERVKEANGIILATKCRAIRNAQIAEKRLVEKQLKEEEKRLDEMMEQQRQLKIKRAEKKREDEERKKQDFVKGILQQIKENELDRLLEGERIEEESRMLNKALIELQKQEEANLKEKLEIQQKMREEFKKFNAEAERYKNIRAEEERIADLRVKEFMRQKTERENALEVEKAMIKAAKEKEIARLREMQEKSQDLQAAMDEMNVMRAQEEKEREWRELEKQAAIKKQKLIADLHESRARQVENIRNSQARNLARDEEDFKKVAKVQHELLMKDLEKQAKKKQEITKHRKELLKQIDEKDRERIKWQQERFEDGKAQRMEFMLKDKSIKDYLVQKIEKLRENNVPDSYIKDIERQLKLGGNK, via the exons ATGTCCTGCCCAGgaagatttaaagaaaaagaagtGAAACCCGAAGTGGCAAGATGCGCATATAC ATCGGAGAAATGCAATCATAAACTGAACGGGCAGATTATTCATTCCAAGCCTAAAAAGGCCAAAGAAAGTAAGAAAAAGGGGCTGGCCTTTGGGGACATAGGAACTGAACAAATAATCATCTCTAATCGCCAACCCATAGATATGCTTGGAGTTTTTCCTTTACCAGAGTTCAAGAGAATAAAGCAGCAAGCAAAT GTGGTAACTCTAGAAGACCGTATTAAGATGATTGAGGAGgcagaaaagcaaaaaaacaagTTGGTACTGGAGAGCACTCAACGTAAGAAAATGCTGTTAAAATTCCAGAAACCCACCAAAAATCAAGCTGGAAGCAAACTGGAAACT GTAGAATCTGAGGCCGTCAACAAGAATCTTTATCTCCTGAAGAGGTCAAAAGAGCTAATGATAGAGCAGGATGAAAGAGTGAAAGAGGCCAACGGCATTATATTGGCCACCAAGTGTAGGGCGATTAGGAATGCTCAGATTGCCGAGAAGAGATTGGTTGAGAAACAGTTGAAAGAGGAGGAGAAGAGGTTGGATGAGATGATGGAGCAACAGCGACAGCTAAAGATCAAGAGGGCagagaagaaaagagaggATGAAGAGAGGAAAAAGCAAGA tttcgtTAAAGGAATTCTGCAACAAATCAAAGAAAACGAACTGGATCGCCTTTTGGAAGGAGAAAGGATTGAGGAAGAAAGTCGAATGCTCAACAAAGCTTTAATAGAGCTTCAGAAACAGGAGGAGGCGAATTTAAAGGAGAAACTCGAAATTCAACAAAAGATGAGGGAAGAATTCAAGAAATTCAACGCTGAGGCTGAGAGATATAAGAACATAAGGGCAGAAGAGGAGAGAATTGCGGACTTACGA GTCAAAGAATTTATGCGTCAAAAAACGGAAAGAGAAAACGCTTTAGAGGTAGAGAAAGCAATGATTAAGGCTGCAAAAGAGAAGGAGATTGCAAGATTGAGAGAGATGCAGGAAAAGAGTCAGGATTTGCAGGCTGCGATGGATGAAATGAATGTTATGCGTGCTCAGGAGGAG AAAGAGCGCGAGTGGAGAGAATTGGAGAAACAGGCcgcaattaaaaaacagaaactAATAGCTGATTTGCATGAGTCTAGAGCTAGACAAGTGGAGAATATACGGAACAGTCAGGCCAGGAATCTGGCAAGAGATGAGGAAGACTTCAAAAAG GTGGCAAAAGTGCAACACGAACTTTTGATGAAAGACCTGGAGAAACAAGCAAAAAAGAAGCAGGAAATTACCAAACACCGAAAAGAGCTTTTGAAACAGATCGATGAGAAAGATAGGGAGAGGATTAAATGGCAGCAAGAACGCTTTGAGGACGGCAAGGCCCAGAGAATGGAGTTTATGCTTAAAGACAAGAGCATTAAGGACTATTTGGtccagaaaattgaaaaattgcg GGAGAATAACGTTCCTGACAGCTACATCAAAGACATTGAGCGCCAGCTGAAGCTCGGAGGAAACAAATAA